In Vicinamibacterales bacterium, the following are encoded in one genomic region:
- a CDS encoding archease, which produces MYTFFAHTADIGIDLRAASLDELFVEAARAFWDSILELDALRADDALAIELVTADTDLLLVDWLSELLYHFDTAGFVGRDASITVEPEGAVLRLRATVRGERGAAARLPVKVLVKGITYHQLRVAETPDGWEARVILDI; this is translated from the coding sequence ATGTACACGTTCTTCGCTCACACGGCCGACATCGGCATCGACCTCCGGGCCGCTTCGCTGGACGAGCTGTTCGTCGAGGCGGCCCGCGCATTCTGGGACTCTATCCTCGAACTGGATGCGCTTCGCGCTGATGACGCGCTGGCGATCGAGTTGGTGACGGCCGACACCGACCTCCTTCTCGTCGATTGGCTGAGCGAGCTGCTCTACCACTTCGACACGGCCGGGTTTGTCGGGCGGGATGCCTCGATCACGGTCGAACCGGAGGGCGCGGTGCTTCGTCTGCGCGCGACCGTGCGTGGAGAGCGCGGCGCCGCCGCGCGGTTGCCGGTGAAGGTGCTCGTGAAGGGGATCACCTACCATCAGTTGCGAGTCGCGGAAACCCCCGATGGCTGGGAGGCGCGAGTGATTCTCGACATCTGA
- the glgP gene encoding alpha-glucan family phosphorylase has translation MERYPGLPPIPERIHRLEELACDLWWSWHYRARDVFRRLDYQLWRDVAHNPVRMLRLIGRDRLARVATDPSFLAIYDSVIHDMDLARAARDTWWGQRFASTVPEAHIAYFSAEFAVHQSLPLYAGGLGVLAGDTCKEASDLGVPLVGIGFMYPQGYFHQHLSAEGWQEEAYERLDWLDAPIEPAVRTDGTPCVVAVPLGDRTVLAAVWIVRAGRVTLLLLDTDLPENAPWDRELSARLYAGNQETRIQQEIVLGLGGVRALHAMGIEPTVWHLNEGHAAFVVLQRVREALERGMPFDEAVTEVRRTTIFTTHTPVPAGHDAFPFHLVETYLAGAWGSLGGLRDKFLALGAYDNGNGNGTMFNMTALAIRSAGAVNAVSQLHRDVTRNMWAPIWSNTPAGEGPVQNITNGVHVPTWIAAELSKLFESYVAPDWRLRHDDPQLWDAVHAIPDEELWAVRQSLRHYLFAFIRERARIRWIEEHVGPGQVVAAGTLLNPDALTIGFARRFTAYKRPELLFHDPDRLARILSGIRQPVQILFAGKSHPADDSGKHHLQRIYKRAMGQDFGGRIAFIDDYDLHVAHFLVQGCDVWLNTPRKPLEASGTSGMKAAVNGVPHLSIGDGWWAEGCTGSNGWLIEGGCTSNDPAEVDAADAEALYRLLEGEIVPTFHDRDASGVPHAWLHVVKESIRTVMPNFSARRMMKQYVETMYAPALKRG, from the coding sequence ATGGAACGATATCCCGGTCTGCCTCCGATTCCCGAACGTATTCACCGGCTCGAAGAGCTTGCGTGCGATCTCTGGTGGAGCTGGCACTACCGCGCCCGTGACGTGTTCCGGCGTCTCGACTACCAGCTCTGGCGCGATGTGGCACACAACCCGGTCCGAATGCTGCGGCTGATCGGCCGCGACCGCCTGGCGCGCGTGGCCACCGACCCGTCCTTCCTCGCGATCTACGACAGCGTGATCCACGACATGGATCTGGCGCGCGCGGCGCGGGACACCTGGTGGGGCCAGCGCTTCGCGTCGACGGTTCCCGAGGCCCACATCGCGTACTTTTCCGCTGAGTTCGCCGTGCACCAGTCGCTGCCGCTCTACGCGGGCGGCCTCGGCGTGCTGGCCGGTGACACCTGCAAGGAAGCCAGCGACCTCGGCGTCCCGCTGGTCGGGATCGGCTTCATGTACCCGCAGGGTTACTTCCACCAGCACCTCTCCGCGGAAGGCTGGCAGGAGGAGGCGTACGAGCGGCTCGACTGGCTCGACGCGCCCATCGAGCCCGCGGTGCGAACCGACGGCACGCCCTGCGTGGTCGCGGTCCCGCTCGGCGACCGCACGGTGCTGGCCGCCGTGTGGATCGTGCGGGCCGGGCGCGTGACGCTGTTGTTGCTCGACACCGACCTCCCCGAAAACGCCCCGTGGGACCGCGAACTGTCGGCCCGTCTGTACGCAGGCAACCAGGAAACGCGCATCCAGCAGGAGATCGTCCTCGGCCTCGGCGGCGTGCGCGCCTTGCACGCGATGGGCATCGAACCGACCGTCTGGCACCTCAACGAGGGCCACGCCGCCTTCGTGGTCCTGCAGCGCGTGCGCGAGGCGCTCGAGCGCGGCATGCCGTTCGACGAGGCGGTGACCGAAGTACGGCGGACGACAATCTTCACGACGCACACCCCGGTGCCCGCCGGCCACGACGCCTTCCCGTTTCACCTCGTCGAAACCTACCTGGCGGGCGCGTGGGGCAGCCTCGGCGGTCTCCGGGACAAGTTCCTCGCCCTCGGCGCCTACGACAACGGCAACGGCAACGGCACGATGTTCAACATGACCGCGCTGGCGATCCGGTCGGCCGGCGCAGTGAACGCCGTCAGCCAGTTGCACCGCGACGTCACGCGCAACATGTGGGCGCCAATCTGGTCGAACACGCCAGCCGGCGAGGGCCCCGTTCAGAACATCACGAACGGCGTCCACGTGCCGACGTGGATCGCGGCGGAATTGTCGAAGCTGTTCGAGAGTTATGTGGCGCCCGACTGGCGTCTGCGTCACGACGATCCGCAACTCTGGGACGCGGTGCATGCCATCCCCGACGAGGAGTTGTGGGCGGTGCGGCAGTCGCTGCGCCACTACCTGTTCGCCTTCATCCGCGAGCGGGCGCGCATCCGCTGGATCGAGGAACACGTCGGTCCCGGGCAGGTGGTCGCGGCCGGCACGCTGCTGAACCCGGATGCGCTGACGATCGGCTTCGCGCGGCGCTTCACCGCCTACAAGCGGCCGGAACTCCTGTTCCACGACCCGGACCGCCTGGCCCGAATCCTGTCCGGGATTCGGCAGCCGGTACAGATCCTGTTCGCCGGCAAGTCGCATCCCGCGGACGACTCGGGCAAGCATCATCTGCAGAGGATCTACAAGCGGGCGATGGGGCAGGACTTCGGCGGCCGTATCGCCTTCATCGACGACTACGACCTGCACGTTGCGCACTTTCTCGTCCAGGGATGCGACGTGTGGCTCAACACCCCCCGCAAGCCGCTCGAGGCCAGCGGCACCAGCGGCATGAAAGCCGCGGTCAACGGCGTGCCCCACCTGAGCATCGGCGATGGCTGGTGGGCCGAGGGCTGCACCGGTTCGAACGGGTGGCTGATCGAGGGCGGGTGCACGAGCAACGACCCCGCGGAAGTGGATGCGGCCGACGCCGAGGCGCTCTACCGGCTCCTCGAGGGGGAAATCGTGCCGACCTTCCACGATCGTGACGCGAGCGGCGTCCCACACGCCTGGCTGCACGTGGTGAAGGAGTCAATCCGGACGGTGATGCCGAACTTCAGTGCCCGCCGCATGATGAAACAGTACGTCGAGACCATGTACGCGCCCGCCCTGAAGCGGGGATGA
- a CDS encoding RtcB family protein — protein MELEQLDEVRWRIPKTGGMRVDAVVYADERMMRDTGNDQSLQQLVNVAHLPGIIQPALAMPDIHWGYGFPIGGVAAMDADEGVVSPGGVGYDINCGVRMLRSSLTRDEVLPHLREIVAQMYRSVPTGVGAHRRDVKLSPKDLRGVLETGAGWAVRRGFGDAADLERIEEQGRIDGADPDQVSPRARERGQPQMGTLGSGNHFAEIQYVAEIYDEAVAQAFGLFPEQITVMIHSGSRGLGHQVCEDHLRVMIAAARKYGIDLPDRQLCCAPLGSPEARSYLAAMAAAANFAFANRQVMSHWVRESVAAGLGVAPDRTGLCSVYDVCHNIAKFETFTIGGKERRVCVHRKGATRAYPAGHFQTPALYRAVGQPVLIPGDMGRYSYVLVGTDTAFGHTFGSTCHGAGRRLSRSAARQAVRGRSLRQEMEDRGVVVMAAGMATVAEEMPEAYKDVSEVVDIVHRAGISTRVAQLRPLGVIKG, from the coding sequence ATGGAACTCGAACAGCTCGACGAGGTTCGCTGGCGAATTCCGAAAACTGGCGGTATGCGTGTCGATGCGGTCGTCTACGCCGACGAGCGGATGATGCGCGACACCGGGAACGATCAGAGCCTGCAGCAGCTCGTGAACGTCGCCCATCTGCCGGGCATCATCCAGCCGGCGCTCGCGATGCCGGACATCCACTGGGGTTACGGGTTCCCCATCGGCGGCGTCGCCGCCATGGACGCGGACGAGGGGGTGGTGTCGCCGGGTGGCGTTGGCTACGACATCAACTGCGGCGTTCGGATGCTGCGGTCGAGCCTGACGCGCGACGAAGTGCTGCCGCACCTTCGTGAGATCGTGGCGCAGATGTACCGCAGCGTGCCGACCGGCGTCGGCGCCCATCGTCGCGACGTGAAGTTGTCGCCAAAGGACTTGCGCGGGGTGCTGGAGACCGGTGCCGGGTGGGCCGTGCGCCGGGGATTTGGTGACGCCGCCGACCTGGAGCGAATCGAAGAGCAGGGCCGCATCGACGGCGCCGATCCGGACCAGGTCTCGCCGCGGGCGCGCGAGCGCGGCCAGCCACAGATGGGCACTCTCGGTTCGGGCAATCACTTCGCCGAGATTCAGTACGTCGCCGAGATCTACGACGAGGCGGTCGCGCAGGCGTTCGGGTTGTTCCCCGAGCAGATCACCGTGATGATCCACAGCGGATCGCGTGGTCTCGGGCACCAGGTGTGCGAGGACCACCTGCGGGTGATGATCGCGGCTGCGCGCAAGTACGGGATCGATCTGCCAGACCGCCAACTGTGTTGCGCGCCGCTCGGATCGCCCGAAGCGCGATCGTATCTTGCCGCCATGGCGGCCGCGGCCAACTTCGCGTTCGCCAACCGCCAGGTGATGAGTCACTGGGTGCGCGAGAGCGTCGCCGCGGGCCTCGGCGTTGCGCCCGACCGAACCGGCCTCTGCTCGGTCTACGACGTCTGCCACAACATCGCCAAGTTCGAGACCTTCACCATCGGCGGGAAGGAGCGCCGGGTGTGCGTGCACCGCAAGGGGGCCACTCGCGCGTACCCGGCCGGGCATTTCCAGACGCCCGCCCTGTATCGCGCTGTCGGCCAGCCGGTCCTGATTCCTGGCGACATGGGTCGCTACTCGTACGTGCTCGTCGGCACCGATACCGCCTTCGGCCACACCTTCGGGTCCACGTGCCATGGGGCCGGCCGCCGGCTGAGCCGGTCGGCCGCCCGGCAGGCGGTCCGCGGCCGGTCGCTCCGCCAGGAGATGGAGGACCGCGGTGTCGTCGTCATGGCCGCCGGAATGGCCACGGTGGCCGAAGAAATGCCGGAAGCCTACAAGGACGTCTCGGAAGTCGTGGACATCGTCCACCGCGCCGGCATCAGCACGCGCGTGGCCCAACTTCGTCCACTCGGCGTCATCAAGGGGTAG
- a CDS encoding M14 family metallopeptidase, with translation MTTRSGFWLTLGLLVGCASALLLAVPQGRGGRQGQQPPSKGPAMHHVGGIRDGVSIFPVVDYPQMKPLEPGKLDFQHYHSLEEATAFLQRWAHDYPDLVDLYSVGKSFEGRDIWQITITNRKTGKDTDKPAFFLEGGRHAGEITGIETVLYFINHVLTNYGKDPAITKLVDGRALYCKPNNDPDGNALYQHTAQASRSTVRPYDDDGDGLMDEDPPEDLDGDGFIRQMRKFVGAGKGNATKDPKDPTGRAMKRVPQGEGDYLQYSEGIDNDGDGRYNEDGIGGLDLHRNYPGNWRPMSEDTGRGWTQGGAGEYPLSEPETRAVFSFLMAHPNVAIVQSLDTAVPMLLRGPSTAKTEEAMFPEDAALFNKFDKEGLRITGYPWAGDVYHVYATRSGVNPFTGEPSRDEPLFGHGPDFGYLYFGAIWYGDEIWNGGRFVDYNKDGRIDELEVLRWYDENRPAKGDFKDWTPFRHPQLGDVEIGGWNPKFWSQNPPPDLLETWAKNEALFNLYLAQQLPHVTLSAVTVAPVKGTAPADQLFEVQATVTNDGLMPTALEIAKRVKIVRPDTLTLTLDKGQELSKPAQGKAAQQRAIEVGSLKPGETRTVSWQIKGAGKASVAVSSTRGGIDKKEIAVGS, from the coding sequence GTGACGACACGTTCAGGCTTCTGGCTCACCCTCGGTCTCCTGGTCGGCTGCGCCAGCGCCCTTCTGCTGGCCGTTCCGCAGGGGCGCGGCGGCCGGCAGGGTCAGCAACCGCCGTCCAAGGGCCCTGCGATGCACCACGTCGGGGGCATCCGCGACGGCGTATCGATCTTCCCGGTCGTGGACTACCCGCAGATGAAGCCGCTCGAGCCCGGGAAGCTGGACTTCCAGCACTACCACTCGCTCGAGGAAGCCACCGCGTTCCTCCAGAGGTGGGCGCACGACTATCCCGACCTGGTGGACCTGTACTCGGTTGGCAAGTCGTTCGAAGGGCGTGACATCTGGCAGATCACGATTACCAACCGCAAGACCGGCAAGGACACCGACAAGCCCGCGTTCTTCCTCGAGGGCGGACGCCACGCCGGCGAGATCACCGGTATCGAGACGGTGCTCTACTTCATCAACCACGTGCTCACGAACTACGGGAAGGACCCCGCCATCACGAAGCTCGTCGATGGCCGCGCGCTGTACTGCAAGCCCAACAACGATCCCGACGGCAACGCCCTCTATCAGCATACGGCACAAGCGAGCCGCAGCACGGTCCGGCCGTACGACGACGACGGGGATGGGTTGATGGACGAGGACCCGCCGGAGGACCTCGATGGCGACGGGTTCATCAGGCAGATGCGGAAGTTCGTGGGCGCCGGGAAGGGCAACGCCACCAAGGACCCCAAGGATCCGACCGGGCGCGCGATGAAGCGGGTGCCCCAGGGAGAGGGCGACTACCTGCAGTATTCCGAAGGGATTGACAACGACGGCGACGGCCGCTACAACGAGGATGGCATCGGCGGCCTCGACCTGCACCGCAACTACCCGGGCAACTGGCGCCCGATGAGCGAGGACACCGGGCGCGGATGGACGCAGGGCGGCGCCGGGGAGTACCCGCTGTCCGAGCCCGAGACACGCGCGGTCTTCTCGTTCCTCATGGCGCACCCGAACGTGGCCATCGTCCAGTCGCTCGACACCGCCGTGCCGATGCTGCTGCGTGGGCCGTCCACGGCGAAGACCGAGGAGGCGATGTTCCCCGAGGACGCGGCGCTCTTCAACAAGTTCGACAAGGAAGGGCTCCGAATCACCGGCTATCCATGGGCCGGTGACGTCTATCATGTCTACGCCACCCGCAGCGGAGTGAATCCGTTCACCGGCGAGCCGTCCCGCGACGAACCACTGTTCGGCCACGGACCCGATTTCGGATATCTCTACTTCGGCGCCATTTGGTACGGCGACGAGATCTGGAACGGCGGCCGGTTCGTGGACTACAACAAGGACGGGCGCATCGACGAACTCGAAGTCCTGCGGTGGTATGACGAGAACCGCCCGGCCAAGGGGGACTTCAAGGACTGGACGCCGTTCAGGCACCCGCAGCTTGGAGACGTCGAGATCGGCGGCTGGAATCCGAAGTTCTGGAGCCAGAACCCGCCGCCCGATCTGCTCGAGACGTGGGCCAAGAACGAGGCGCTGTTCAACCTCTATCTGGCGCAGCAACTTCCCCACGTCACGCTGTCCGCCGTCACGGTCGCGCCGGTGAAGGGCACGGCCCCCGCCGACCAACTGTTCGAGGTGCAGGCCACGGTGACGAATGATGGCCTGATGCCGACCGCGCTCGAGATTGCCAAGCGGGTCAAGATCGTCAGGCCGGACACGCTGACGCTCACGCTCGACAAGGGGCAGGAGTTGAGCAAGCCGGCCCAGGGAAAGGCGGCGCAGCAGCGGGCGATCGAGGTCGGGTCGCTCAAGCCGGGCGAGACGCGTACCGTGAGCTGGCAGATCAAGGGGGCGGGAAAGGCCAGTGTGGCGGTGAGTTCGACACGGGGCGGCATCGACAAGAAGGAGATCGCGGTCGGATCGTAG
- a CDS encoding VWA domain-containing protein, which translates to MRRLLLSSRVRLLMFSLVLVALLGVGLFARQAAAPQPQPDRQTPPITFKVEINYVEVDAVVTDAKGSFAGNLRPNDFQVFEDGKPQTITNFSLVEIPMERPDSPLFVKQPIEPDVATNADQSDGRLYLIVLDALHTEALHSAWVRKAAKKFIETSVAANDRAAVISTGGDASQDFTNNKRLLLAAVDRFMGRSLRSATLNKIDDYNATAGTGLASDKPRDIDTYERAHNATATLDTLRQASDFMASIHGRRKALVLFSEGIDYDITDPFENQSANDIRQDSLDAVAAATRANVVVYSIDPRGLSSFAGMGAENQGPPIDADPSLRLNAQGMQDEFRLQQDSLRVLADETGGFAALNSNDFVSTFDRIRQENSSYYVLGYYPTNDKRDGRFRKIEVRINKPGFRVRARKGYVAPRGRASATRTLDAKEGTSPVLREALNSPLPLPGLRLTAFAAPFRGSGTSASVSLVVHADGRDLKFTEKDGRFEDTVELSVIALDKDGKVKNGVTNKVRMPLKPQTYALVAQTGIRVTSRLDLPPGHYQLRIAAMDVNRQATGAVHYELDVPDFTAGAMSMSGLVFTSTLSGLTPSVSGEGEDQLRKLLPGPVTVVRDFRVGEELTVLSEIYDNQGKTPHRVDIATTLRSDDGRELYKHEDERSSSELGGARGGYGYTAKIPLKGLSPGLYVVKVEARSRLAKGPTVSREVQIRVTQ; encoded by the coding sequence ATGCGAAGGTTGCTGCTCTCGAGCCGTGTGCGGCTCCTGATGTTCTCCCTGGTTCTCGTCGCGCTGCTCGGCGTCGGACTGTTCGCACGCCAGGCCGCGGCTCCGCAGCCGCAGCCGGACCGACAGACGCCGCCGATCACCTTCAAGGTCGAGATCAACTACGTCGAAGTGGACGCGGTCGTGACCGACGCGAAGGGGAGTTTCGCCGGGAATCTGCGGCCGAACGACTTTCAGGTGTTCGAGGACGGCAAGCCGCAGACCATCACGAACTTCAGCCTCGTCGAGATCCCGATGGAGCGGCCCGATTCGCCGCTGTTCGTGAAGCAGCCGATCGAACCCGACGTGGCGACCAACGCCGACCAGTCGGACGGTCGCCTGTACCTGATCGTGCTCGATGCGCTGCACACCGAGGCGCTCCACTCGGCGTGGGTGCGGAAGGCCGCGAAGAAATTCATCGAGACCTCGGTTGCCGCCAACGATCGAGCGGCCGTCATCAGCACCGGCGGAGACGCGTCGCAGGACTTCACGAACAACAAGCGTCTGCTGCTCGCGGCGGTGGACCGCTTCATGGGACGCTCGCTCCGGTCCGCAACGCTCAACAAGATCGATGACTACAACGCCACGGCCGGAACGGGTCTGGCGAGCGACAAGCCTCGCGACATCGACACCTACGAGCGCGCGCACAACGCCACGGCCACGCTCGACACGCTCCGCCAGGCGTCGGATTTCATGGCCAGCATCCACGGCCGGCGCAAAGCGCTCGTCCTGTTCAGCGAGGGCATCGACTACGACATCACCGACCCGTTCGAGAACCAGTCGGCGAACGATATCCGGCAGGATTCACTCGACGCCGTCGCCGCCGCCACCCGGGCGAACGTGGTCGTCTACAGCATCGACCCCCGCGGCCTGTCGAGCTTTGCCGGCATGGGCGCCGAGAATCAGGGGCCGCCCATCGACGCGGATCCGTCGCTCCGCCTCAACGCGCAGGGGATGCAGGACGAGTTCCGGCTGCAGCAGGACAGCCTCCGCGTGCTCGCCGACGAGACCGGTGGCTTCGCTGCGCTCAACTCGAACGACTTCGTGAGCACGTTCGACCGGATCCGGCAGGAGAACAGTTCGTACTACGTGCTCGGCTACTACCCGACGAACGACAAGCGGGACGGCCGGTTCCGGAAGATCGAGGTCCGGATCAACAAGCCGGGGTTCCGGGTGCGCGCGCGCAAGGGTTATGTGGCACCGCGCGGCAGGGCATCGGCCACGCGGACACTGGATGCCAAGGAAGGGACGTCGCCCGTCCTCAGGGAGGCGTTGAACAGTCCGTTGCCGTTGCCGGGCCTGCGCCTCACGGCCTTCGCCGCTCCGTTCAGGGGTTCCGGGACGAGCGCCTCGGTGTCGCTGGTCGTCCATGCCGATGGGCGTGACCTGAAGTTCACCGAGAAGGACGGGCGGTTCGAGGACACGGTCGAGTTGTCGGTGATCGCGCTCGACAAGGACGGCAAGGTCAAGAACGGCGTGACCAACAAGGTTCGGATGCCGCTCAAGCCGCAGACCTACGCGCTCGTCGCGCAAACCGGCATCCGGGTCACCTCGCGCCTCGATCTGCCGCCCGGACACTATCAACTCCGCATCGCGGCCATGGATGTGAACCGGCAGGCCACCGGTGCGGTCCATTACGAGTTGGACGTTCCCGACTTCACCGCCGGCGCGATGTCGATGAGCGGCCTCGTCTTCACCTCGACGCTGTCGGGGCTCACGCCGTCGGTGTCCGGCGAGGGCGAGGATCAACTCCGGAAGCTCCTCCCCGGGCCGGTGACTGTCGTCCGCGACTTTCGCGTCGGCGAGGAACTGACGGTGCTCTCGGAGATCTACGACAATCAGGGCAAGACGCCACACCGGGTGGACATCGCCACGACCCTGCGGTCGGACGATGGACGGGAACTGTACAAGCACGAGGACGAGCGGTCGAGCAGCGAACTCGGCGGGGCACGGGGCGGCTACGGCTACACCGCGAAAATCCCCTTGAAAGGGTTGTCACCGGGGCTCTACGTCGTGAAGGTGGAAGCGCGCTCGCGCCTCGCCAAGGGACCGACGGTCAGCAGGGAAGTGCAGATACGGGTTACGCAGTGA